In a genomic window of Pelecanus crispus isolate bPelCri1 chromosome 1, bPelCri1.pri, whole genome shotgun sequence:
- the FBXL14 gene encoding F-box/LRR-repeat protein 14 has translation METHISCLFPELLAMIFGYLEVRDKGRAAQVCTAWRDAAYHRSVWRGVEAKLHLRRANPSLFPSLAARGIRRVQILSLRRSLSYVIQGMADIESLNLSGCYNLTDNGLGHAFVAEISSLRSLNLSLCKQITDSSLGRIAQYLKGLEVLELGGCSNITNTGLLLIAWGLQRLKSLNLRSCRHLSDVGIGHLAGMTRSAAEGCLGLEQLTLQDCQKLSDLSLKHLARGLGRLRQLNLSFCGGISDAGLLHLSHMSSLRSLNLRSCDNISDTGIMHLAMGSLRLSGLDVSFCDKVGDQSLAYIAQGLDGLRSLSLCSCHISDEGINRMVRQMHGLRTLNIGQCVRITDKGLELIAEHLSQLTGIDLYGCTRITKRGLERITQLPCLKVLNLGLWEMTESEKVR, from the coding sequence ATGGAAACGCACATCTCGTGCCTGTTCCCCGAGCTGCTGGCCATGATCTTCGGGTACCTGGAGGTGCGGGACAAGGGCCGGGCGGCGCAGGTGTGCACGGCCTGGCGGGACGCCGCCTACCACCGCTCGGTCTGGCGGGGCGTGGAGGCCAAGCTGCACCTGCGCCGCGCCAACCCCTCGCTCTTCCCCAGCCTGGCGGCGCGGGGCATCCGGCGGGTGCAGATCCTGTCGCTGCGGCGCAGCCTGAGCTACGTGATCCAGGGCATGGCGGACATCGAGAGCCTCAACCTCAGCGGCTGCTACAACCTCACCGACAACGGGCTGGGCCACGCCTTCGTGGCGGAGATCAGCTCCCTGCGCTCGCTCAACCTGAGCCTCTGCAAGCAGATCACGGACAGCAGCCTGGGCCGCATCGCCCAGTACCTCAAGGgcctggaggtgctggagctggggggctgcagcaaCATCACCAACACCGGCCTCCTCCTCATCGCCTGGGGCCTGCAGCGCCTCAAGAGCCTCAACCTGCGCTCCTGCCGGCACCTCTCCGACGTGGGCATCGGGCACCTGGCGGGCATGACGCGCAGCGCGGCCGAGGGCTGCCTGGGCCTGGAGCAGCTCACGCTGCAGGACTGCCAGAAGCTCAGCGACCTCTCGCTCAAGCACCTGGCCCGCGGGCTGGGCCGCCTCCGCCAGCTCAACCTCAGCTTCTGCGGGGGCATCTCGGACGCGGGGCTGCTGCACCTGTCGCACATGAGCAGCCTGCGCAGCCTCAACCTGCGCTCCTGCGACAACATCAGCGACACGGGCATCATGCATCTGGCCATGGGCAGCCTGCGGCTGTCCGGCCTCGACGTCTCCTTCTGCGACAAGGTGGGGGACCAGAGCCTAGCCTATATCGCGCAGGGCCTGGACGGGCTGcgctccctctccctctgctcctgccacaTTAGCGACGAGGGCATCAACCGCATGGTGCGGCAGATGCACGGGCTCCGCACCCTCAACATCGGCCAGTGCGTCCGCATCACTGACAAGGGCCTGGAGCTCATCGCCGAACACCTCAGCCAGCTCACGGGCATCGATCTCTACGGCTGCACCCGCATTACCAAGCGGGGCTTGGAGCGCATCACCCAGCTGCCCTGCCTCAAGGTGCTCAACCTGGGACTTTGGGAAATGACTGAGAGCGAGAAGGTCAGGTGA